Proteins from a genomic interval of Streptomyces fodineus:
- a CDS encoding HNH endonuclease family protein: MTRLRGGAVVAAVVLTAVAGCNTDKTKGASGPERTGGNGAALAAVDSLTVKGRAPKTGYSRARFGAAWADTDSNSCDTRDDILKRDLKDVKFTGGTCKVSSGLLEPDPYSGKKITYRRGSSQVDIDHVVPLSDAWQKGAEYWDASKRIALANDPLNLIAVDASTNRGKGDGDAATWLPPNARYRCTYVAEQVAVKKKYGLWVTAAEKAAMKHVLNGCPGQNLPTGGNPTKAPERFRAR, from the coding sequence ATGACGCGTCTGAGGGGCGGGGCGGTCGTCGCCGCGGTGGTGCTGACCGCCGTGGCCGGCTGCAACACGGACAAGACCAAGGGGGCCTCCGGGCCCGAGCGGACCGGCGGCAACGGCGCGGCCCTGGCCGCCGTCGACTCGCTGACCGTCAAGGGCCGGGCGCCGAAGACCGGTTACTCGCGGGCCCGGTTCGGCGCCGCCTGGGCCGACACCGACTCCAACTCCTGCGACACCCGCGACGACATACTCAAACGCGACCTGAAGGACGTGAAGTTCACCGGCGGCACCTGCAAGGTCTCCTCCGGCCTGCTCGAGCCCGACCCCTACTCCGGCAAGAAGATCACCTACCGGCGCGGCTCCAGCCAGGTCGACATCGACCATGTCGTCCCGCTCTCCGACGCCTGGCAGAAGGGCGCCGAGTACTGGGACGCGAGCAAGCGCATAGCGCTGGCCAACGACCCCCTCAACCTCATCGCGGTCGACGCGAGCACCAACCGCGGCAAGGGCGACGGCGACGCGGCGACCTGGCTCCCGCCCAATGCCAGGTACCGGTGCACCTACGTGGCCGAACAGGTCGCGGTGAAGAAGAAGTACGGCCTGTGGGTCACCGCCGCCGAGAAGGCCGCCATGAAGCACGTACTCAACGGCTGCCCCGGCCAGAACCTCCCCACGGGCGGCAACCCGACGAAGGCACCGGAGCGCTTCCGCGCCCGCTGA
- the mfd gene encoding transcription-repair coupling factor translates to MSLHGLLDAVVKDPALAEAITAAADGNRMHIDLVGPPAARPFTIAALAREAARPVLAVTATGREAEDLAAALRSLLPEEGVVEYPSWETLPHERLSPRSDTVGRRLAVLRRLAHPSTDDPETGPVSVVVAPVRSVLQPQVKGLGDLEPVSLKTGRTADLNDIVEALAAAAYARVELVEKRGEFAVRGGILDVFPPTEEHPLRVEFWGDDIEEIRYFKVADQRSLEVAEHGLWAPPCRELLLTDDVRARARALAEEHPELGELLNKIAEGIAVEGMESLAPVLVDDMELLLDVLPKGAMAVVCDPERVRTRAADLVTTSQEFLQASWAATAGGGEAPIDVGAASLWSIADVRDRARELDMMWWSVSPFAADETLTYAADAAGDADTLKLGMHAPETYRGDTARALADTKGWLADGWRTVFVTEGHGPAARTVEVLGGEGIAARLDADLGELSPSVVHVSCGSIEYGLVDPALKLAVLTETDLSGQRATGREGARMPARRRKTIDPLTLEAGDYIVHEQHGVGRYIEMVQRTVQGATREYLVVEYAPAKRGQPGDRLYIPTDQLEQITKYVGGEAPTLHRLGGADWTKTKARAKKAVKEIAADLIKLYSARMAAPGHSFGADTPWQRELEDAFPYAETPDQLTTIAEVKEDMEKSVPMDRLICGDVGYGKTEIAVRAAFKAVQDGKQVAVLVPTTLLVQQHFGTFSERYAQFPVSVKALSRFQTDTEAKAVLEGLKDGAVDIVIGTHRLFSSETKFKDLGLVIVDEEQRFGVEHKEQLKKLRANVDVLTMSATPIPRTLEMAVTGIREMSTITTPPEERHPVLTFVGPYEERQIGAAIRRELLREGQVFYIHNRVESIDRAAARLREIVPEARIATAHGQMSESTLEQVVVDFWEKKSDVLVSTTIVESGIDISNANTLIVERGDTFGLSQLHQLRGRVGRGRERGYAYFLYPPEKPLTETAHERLATIAQHTEMGAGMYVAMKDLEIRGAGNLLGGEQSGHIAGVGFDLYVRMVGEAVADYRRQLETGEIEEEPPLEVKIELPVDAHVPHDYAPGERLRLQAYRAIASANSEEDIKAVREELTDRYGKLPEPVENLLLVAGLRMLARACGVGEIVLQGTNIRFAPVELRESQELRVKRLYPGTVIKPAVHQVLVPRPKTAKVGGKPLVGRELLGWVGEFLASILGS, encoded by the coding sequence ATGAGCCTGCACGGTCTGCTCGACGCCGTCGTCAAGGACCCCGCCCTCGCGGAAGCGATCACGGCGGCCGCGGACGGCAACCGCATGCACATCGACCTCGTCGGCCCCCCGGCGGCCCGCCCCTTCACGATCGCCGCCCTCGCCCGCGAGGCCGCCCGCCCGGTGCTCGCGGTGACCGCGACGGGCCGCGAGGCCGAGGACCTGGCGGCTGCCCTGCGCTCCCTGCTGCCCGAAGAGGGCGTCGTGGAGTACCCCTCCTGGGAAACCCTCCCGCACGAGCGGCTCAGCCCCCGCAGCGACACCGTGGGCCGCCGCCTCGCCGTCCTGCGCCGCCTGGCCCACCCCAGTACCGACGACCCCGAGACGGGCCCCGTCTCCGTCGTCGTCGCACCCGTGCGCTCCGTGCTGCAACCGCAGGTCAAGGGCCTCGGCGACCTGGAGCCGGTGTCCCTGAAGACCGGCCGGACCGCCGACCTGAACGACATCGTGGAAGCCCTCGCGGCCGCCGCCTACGCGCGCGTGGAGCTCGTCGAGAAGCGCGGCGAGTTCGCCGTGCGCGGCGGCATCCTGGACGTCTTCCCGCCCACCGAGGAACACCCGCTGCGCGTGGAGTTCTGGGGCGACGACATCGAGGAGATCCGCTACTTCAAGGTCGCCGACCAGCGCTCCCTCGAAGTCGCCGAGCACGGCCTGTGGGCACCGCCGTGCCGCGAGCTGCTGCTCACCGACGACGTACGGGCACGCGCGCGTGCCCTCGCCGAGGAGCACCCCGAGCTGGGCGAACTGCTGAACAAGATCGCCGAGGGCATCGCGGTCGAGGGCATGGAGTCCCTCGCCCCCGTCCTGGTCGACGACATGGAACTGCTGCTCGACGTGCTCCCCAAGGGCGCGATGGCCGTCGTCTGCGACCCCGAGCGGGTACGCACACGTGCCGCCGACCTGGTGACCACCTCCCAGGAGTTTTTGCAGGCCTCCTGGGCGGCCACCGCCGGCGGCGGCGAGGCCCCGATCGACGTCGGCGCCGCCTCCCTGTGGTCCATCGCCGACGTCCGCGACCGCGCGCGCGAGCTGGACATGATGTGGTGGTCGGTGTCCCCCTTCGCGGCCGACGAAACGCTCACATATGCCGCTGACGCGGCGGGCGACGCGGACACCCTCAAACTCGGCATGCACGCGCCCGAGACCTACCGCGGCGACACCGCGCGGGCCCTCGCCGACACCAAGGGCTGGCTCGCCGACGGCTGGCGCACGGTGTTCGTCACCGAGGGCCACGGCCCGGCCGCCCGCACGGTGGAGGTGCTCGGCGGCGAGGGCATCGCCGCCCGCCTGGACGCGGACCTCGGCGAACTGAGCCCGTCGGTGGTGCACGTCTCCTGCGGCTCCATCGAGTACGGCCTCGTGGACCCGGCCCTCAAGCTCGCCGTGCTCACCGAGACCGACCTCTCCGGGCAGCGCGCGACCGGCCGCGAGGGCGCCCGGATGCCCGCCCGGCGCCGCAAGACCATCGACCCGCTCACCCTGGAGGCGGGCGACTACATCGTCCACGAACAGCACGGCGTCGGCCGCTACATCGAGATGGTGCAGCGCACGGTGCAGGGCGCCACCCGCGAGTACCTGGTCGTCGAGTACGCGCCCGCCAAGCGCGGCCAGCCCGGTGACCGCCTCTACATCCCCACCGACCAGCTGGAGCAGATCACCAAGTACGTCGGCGGCGAGGCACCCACCCTGCACCGGCTCGGCGGCGCCGACTGGACGAAGACCAAGGCACGCGCGAAGAAGGCCGTCAAGGAGATCGCCGCCGACCTGATCAAGCTCTACAGCGCGCGCATGGCCGCCCCCGGCCACTCCTTCGGCGCCGACACGCCGTGGCAGCGCGAGCTGGAGGACGCCTTCCCCTACGCCGAGACCCCGGACCAGCTCACCACCATCGCCGAGGTCAAGGAGGACATGGAGAAGTCGGTCCCCATGGACCGGCTGATCTGCGGCGACGTCGGCTACGGCAAGACCGAGATCGCGGTGCGGGCCGCCTTCAAGGCCGTACAGGACGGCAAACAGGTCGCCGTCCTCGTACCGACGACGCTGCTGGTGCAGCAGCACTTCGGGACGTTCTCCGAGCGGTACGCGCAGTTCCCGGTGAGCGTGAAGGCGCTGTCCCGCTTCCAGACCGACACCGAGGCCAAGGCCGTCCTGGAGGGACTGAAGGACGGCGCGGTGGACATCGTGATCGGCACCCACCGCCTGTTCTCCTCCGAGACGAAGTTCAAGGACCTCGGCCTGGTCATCGTCGACGAGGAACAGCGCTTCGGCGTCGAGCACAAGGAGCAGCTGAAGAAGCTCCGCGCCAACGTCGACGTGCTGACCATGTCGGCGACCCCCATCCCGCGCACCCTGGAGATGGCGGTCACCGGCATCCGTGAGATGTCCACGATCACCACGCCCCCCGAGGAGCGCCACCCGGTGCTCACCTTCGTCGGGCCTTACGAGGAGAGGCAGATCGGCGCGGCCATCCGCCGTGAACTGCTGCGCGAGGGCCAGGTCTTCTACATCCACAACCGCGTCGAGTCCATCGACCGCGCGGCGGCGAGGCTGCGCGAGATCGTCCCCGAGGCACGCATCGCCACGGCCCACGGCCAGATGTCGGAGTCGACGCTGGAGCAGGTCGTCGTCGACTTCTGGGAGAAGAAGTCCGACGTCCTCGTCTCGACCACGATCGTCGAGTCCGGCATCGACATCTCCAACGCCAACACCCTCATCGTGGAGCGCGGCGACACCTTCGGCCTGTCCCAGCTGCACCAGCTGCGCGGCCGCGTCGGCCGGGGTCGCGAGCGCGGGTACGCCTACTTCCTGTACCCGCCGGAGAAGCCGCTGACCGAGACCGCGCACGAGCGCCTGGCCACCATCGCCCAGCACACCGAGATGGGCGCGGGCATGTACGTGGCGATGAAGGACCTGGAGATCCGCGGCGCCGGCAACCTCCTGGGCGGCGAGCAGTCCGGGCACATCGCGGGCGTCGGCTTCGACCTGTACGTCCGCATGGTCGGCGAGGCCGTCGCCGACTACCGGCGGCAGCTGGAGACCGGCGAGATCGAGGAGGAGCCGCCGCTCGAGGTCAAGATCGAGCTGCCCGTCGACGCGCACGTCCCGCACGACTACGCGCCCGGCGAGCGCCTGCGCCTGCAGGCCTACCGGGCCATCGCCTCCGCCAACTCGGAGGAGGACATCAAGGCCGTCCGCGAGGAACTCACCGACCGCTACGGCAAGTTGCCCGAACCGGTGGAGAACCTGCTGCTGGTGGCCGGTCTGCGGATGCTCGCGCGCGCGTGCGGCGTCGGTGAGATCGTGCTCCAGGGCACCAACATCCGCTTCGCACCGGTGGAGCTGCGCGAGTCCCAGGAACTGCGGGTCAAGCGCCTCTACCCCGGCACGGTCATCAAGCCGGCCGTGCACCAGGTGCTGGTCCCGCGCCCGAAGACCGCGAAGGTCGGTGGCAAGCCGCTGGTCGGCCGCGAACTGCTGGGCTGGGTCGGCGAGTTCCTCGCCTCCATCCTGGGGTCGTAG
- a CDS encoding SurA N-terminal domain-containing protein, with protein MHRRRRTALVLTAAIAAAAPLLTACANDAHPGAAAVVGGQRITEAQLEMRVDEIRRAQRAAVPDETQYQQVLASTSSLTRDTLHNMVLDRVLDRAAQDGGITVTRKEVQQMRAGLEQQAGGAQGLQTAWLQKFGVAPARLDDNLRLQLEAQKLAKQLGTDTSQPVFWKALSKASRELHVDLNPRYGSWDVQKSSRVDAGTPWVREVTTTAGGQPLTA; from the coding sequence TTGCACCGCCGCCGTCGCACCGCGCTCGTCCTCACCGCCGCGATCGCCGCCGCGGCACCCCTGCTGACCGCCTGCGCCAACGATGCGCACCCGGGCGCCGCGGCCGTCGTCGGAGGGCAGCGGATCACCGAGGCCCAGCTGGAGATGCGGGTCGACGAGATCCGCAGGGCCCAGCGGGCCGCGGTGCCGGACGAGACCCAGTACCAGCAGGTCCTCGCCTCCACCAGCAGCCTCACCCGCGACACCCTGCACAACATGGTCCTCGACCGGGTGCTGGACCGCGCCGCGCAGGACGGGGGCATCACGGTCACCCGCAAGGAGGTCCAGCAGATGCGCGCCGGCCTGGAACAGCAGGCCGGCGGCGCCCAGGGGCTGCAGACCGCCTGGCTGCAGAAGTTCGGCGTCGCCCCCGCCCGCCTCGACGACAACCTCCGGCTCCAGCTGGAGGCGCAGAAACTGGCCAAGCAGCTCGGCACCGACACCAGTCAGCCCGTGTTCTGGAAGGCGCTGTCCAAGGCGTCCCGGGAACTCCACGTCGACCTCAATCCGCGGTACGGCTCCTGGGACGTGCAGAAGAGCAGCCGCGTGGACGCCGGGACACCCTGGGTCCGGGAGGTCACGACGACCGCGGGCGGTCAGCCGCTGACGGCGTAG
- a CDS encoding nucleoside triphosphate pyrophosphohydrolase produces MNASSSDLAPAAEPGRIVLLTTSHRVAPGLLSWPAWQALRAADTVLCADGAHPQLPYLREAGIAVEEASPTAQELVDACAGGRTVVVVATGEGEPALTDGLARLAGSGRVAMPELELLPASYDLPGARLLDLVQVMDRIRAECPWSSRQTHQGLAKYGIEEAYELVEAIEAGDRKELREELGDVLLQVVFHSRIAEEHPDEPFSVDDVAGGIVAKLVHRHPHVFGDEKAETPEDVKEHWLRTKAEEKRRTSVTEGVPLGQPGLALAAKLVSRARTAGLDVPLPQGEGIGYQLLALAARAESEGVDPEAALRAAARAYRDAIRQAEGAAPPAVSATPGDHRDAEAHPDPDTVEG; encoded by the coding sequence GTGAACGCATCCAGCTCCGACCTCGCCCCCGCCGCCGAGCCCGGTCGCATCGTCCTGCTCACCACCAGCCACCGCGTCGCCCCCGGCCTGCTGTCCTGGCCCGCCTGGCAGGCCCTGCGCGCGGCCGACACTGTGCTGTGCGCGGACGGGGCGCATCCGCAGCTGCCGTATCTGCGCGAGGCCGGGATAGCCGTGGAGGAGGCATCCCCCACCGCGCAGGAGCTCGTCGACGCCTGTGCCGGCGGGCGCACGGTGGTGGTCGTGGCCACCGGCGAGGGGGAGCCCGCGCTCACCGACGGCCTGGCCCGGCTGGCCGGCTCCGGCCGCGTCGCCATGCCCGAGCTGGAGCTGCTGCCCGCCTCCTACGACCTGCCCGGCGCCCGCCTGCTGGACCTCGTGCAGGTCATGGACCGCATCCGCGCCGAATGCCCCTGGTCGTCCCGGCAGACCCACCAGGGCCTCGCCAAGTACGGCATCGAGGAGGCGTACGAACTGGTCGAGGCCATCGAGGCCGGGGACCGCAAGGAGCTGCGCGAGGAACTGGGCGACGTCCTGCTCCAGGTCGTCTTCCACTCCCGGATCGCCGAGGAGCACCCGGACGAGCCGTTCTCCGTCGACGACGTGGCGGGCGGCATCGTCGCCAAGCTCGTCCACCGGCACCCGCACGTCTTCGGCGACGAGAAGGCCGAGACACCCGAGGACGTCAAGGAGCACTGGCTGCGCACCAAGGCCGAGGAGAAGCGGCGCACCTCGGTCACGGAGGGCGTCCCGCTCGGCCAGCCCGGCCTGGCCCTCGCCGCCAAGCTCGTCTCCCGCGCCCGCACGGCGGGCCTGGACGTCCCGCTCCCGCAGGGCGAGGGGATCGGCTACCAGCTGCTGGCCCTGGCGGCCCGCGCCGAGTCGGAGGGCGTGGACCCGGAGGCGGCCCTGCGCGCGGCGGCGCGAGCGTACCGGGACGCCATACGGCAGGCGGAGGGAGCCGCACCCCCGGCGGTAAGCGCGACCCCGGGCGACCACCGGGACGCGGAGGCCCACCCGGATCCGGATACGGTCGAGGGGTGA
- a CDS encoding GNAT family N-acetyltransferase, which produces MDVKVSSIAERPDRLAAVFEMADTWPGFVTNDPVGAAHYGRIPTELPQYALFAEDDNGEIVAHAFSVPFALDVDGRRALPARGWDQILLWAFADLRRGTRPDTVSAISVTIAPHAQGHGLSAVMLAAMRERARARGFRELVAPVRPSAKHREPHTPITEYAHRMRPDGLPEDPWLRVHARAGAHIDSIAPASMTVGASLEEWRRWTGLPFDTAADVEVPGALVPVRCEPERGYAVYVEPNVWMRHPL; this is translated from the coding sequence ATGGACGTCAAGGTGAGCAGCATCGCGGAGCGGCCCGACCGGCTGGCGGCGGTGTTCGAGATGGCCGACACATGGCCCGGGTTCGTGACCAACGACCCCGTGGGCGCCGCCCATTACGGCCGTATTCCCACCGAACTGCCGCAGTACGCGCTGTTCGCCGAGGACGACAACGGCGAGATCGTCGCCCACGCCTTCAGCGTGCCCTTCGCCCTCGACGTCGACGGCCGGCGCGCCCTGCCCGCGCGCGGCTGGGACCAGATCCTGCTCTGGGCCTTCGCCGACCTGCGCCGCGGCACGCGCCCCGACACGGTGAGCGCCATTTCCGTCACCATCGCCCCGCACGCCCAGGGCCACGGGCTGTCCGCCGTCATGCTCGCGGCGATGCGGGAGCGCGCCCGCGCCCGCGGCTTCCGCGAGCTCGTCGCCCCCGTCCGCCCCAGCGCCAAGCACCGCGAACCGCACACCCCGATCACCGAGTACGCCCACCGGATGCGCCCCGACGGCCTGCCCGAGGACCCCTGGCTGCGCGTCCACGCCCGGGCCGGCGCCCATATCGACTCCATCGCCCCGGCGTCCATGACCGTGGGCGCCTCGCTGGAGGAGTGGCGCCGCTGGACCGGGCTGCCCTTCGACACCGCGGCGGACGTCGAGGTGCCGGGCGCGCTGGTCCCGGTGCGCTGCGAACCGGAGCGCGGATACGCCGTCTACGTCGAGCCCAACGTGTGGATGCGGCACCCGCTGTGA
- a CDS encoding N-6 DNA methylase: protein MQDNAREVTAAGIARLAGVGRAAVSNWRRRHADFPKPVGGTETSPSFALAEVEAWLRKQGKLAEVPLRERVWQQLVGHPEGPLTALVHTGCVLLLIHERPTVWLDASAGSDARLAAVLPGALEQVLTPRLGVSGRAVHGRRSAGAAPSVNTPGGGGGVNTGSATPGVNRSPGEAPGVNAAPSAPGVNAAPSAPGVNPASGAVGVNADPTAAGVNADPAAPGVNPNPAAPGVNPSPAQQPVNTPPAVHTTSVVHDAPAPNTPAPNTPAHRTPTPHTPALRPPTGPQLLLSAPLLRGAAELAAEVGARQAFEFLLGRHLDANPRQYTLTPAELAGLMADLAGAARTVLDPACGTGALLRAVDARPDQELYAQDSAPELAALTALRLALHSRATVRGAAGDTLRADAYPELRADAVLCHPPFNERNWGHDELAYDPRWEYGFPARTESELAWVQHALARLADGGAAVLLMPPAAASRRSGRRIRADLLRRGALRAVVALPVGAAPPYNIPLHVWVLRRPDRTPAAPEVLLVDTGRFAGDGRGGPDWAAVREAVQDAWRAFERGGRLEERPGLARSVPVIELLDDDVDLAPARHLPPAAVADGAEQLTAVRERLGATLRLTADLTPPPAAHAPGARWPLTTIGELARGGALLMRTGGNGGHARVPVLTDHDVLAGTAPSGTLPESEEEAVLTEPGDVVVPVLGGGSVVRVIDEATGGAALGRNLVLLRPDRSALDPWFLAGFLRGTANNRQASSYASTATRLDVRRLQLPRLPLDEQRRYGARFRALDEFERALRHASRLGDQLVRGMYDGLTGGTVAPD from the coding sequence GTGCAGGACAACGCGAGAGAGGTGACCGCGGCCGGAATCGCCCGGCTCGCCGGAGTGGGCCGGGCCGCCGTCAGCAACTGGCGCCGCCGGCACGCCGATTTCCCCAAGCCGGTCGGCGGCACCGAGACCAGCCCGTCCTTCGCGCTCGCCGAGGTCGAGGCCTGGCTGCGCAAGCAGGGCAAACTCGCCGAGGTGCCGCTGCGGGAACGCGTCTGGCAGCAACTCGTCGGGCACCCCGAGGGTCCCCTGACCGCTCTGGTCCACACGGGCTGCGTACTCCTGCTGATCCACGAACGCCCCACCGTCTGGCTCGACGCGAGCGCCGGCTCCGACGCGCGCCTGGCCGCGGTGCTGCCGGGCGCGCTGGAGCAGGTGCTGACACCGCGCTTGGGCGTTTCGGGGCGTGCGGTTCACGGTCGGCGGTCTGCGGGCGCGGCGCCGAGTGTGAACACGCCGGGTGGCGGAGGCGGTGTGAACACCGGGTCCGCTACGCCTGGTGTGAACAGGAGCCCCGGGGAGGCGCCGGGCGTGAACGCGGCTCCTTCGGCACCCGGCGTGAACGCGGCTCCTTCGGCACCCGGCGTGAACCCGGCCTCCGGAGCAGTCGGTGTGAACGCCGACCCCACTGCGGCCGGTGTGAACGCGGACCCGGCGGCCCCCGGTGTGAACCCGAACCCGGCGGCCCCCGGTGTGAACCCGTCACCGGCACAGCAGCCTGTGAACACCCCACCAGCCGTTCACACCACCTCAGTTGTTCACGACGCGCCCGCCCCCAACACCCCCGCCCCCAACACCCCCGCCCACCGCACCCCCACCCCCCACACCCCCGCCCTACGCCCCCCCACCGGCCCTCAACTCCTCCTCTCCGCGCCGCTCCTGCGTGGTGCGGCCGAGCTGGCCGCCGAGGTCGGGGCGCGGCAGGCCTTCGAGTTCCTGCTGGGCCGGCATCTGGACGCCAACCCCCGCCAGTACACGCTCACCCCGGCCGAACTCGCCGGGCTCATGGCGGACCTCGCCGGAGCCGCCCGTACCGTCCTGGACCCGGCCTGCGGCACCGGCGCCCTGCTGCGGGCCGTCGACGCCCGCCCCGACCAGGAGCTGTACGCCCAGGACAGCGCACCCGAACTGGCCGCGCTCACCGCGCTGCGGCTCGCGTTGCACTCCCGGGCCACCGTGCGCGGCGCCGCCGGAGACACCCTGCGCGCCGACGCCTACCCGGAACTGCGTGCCGACGCGGTGCTGTGCCACCCGCCGTTCAACGAGCGCAACTGGGGCCACGACGAACTCGCCTACGACCCCCGCTGGGAGTACGGCTTCCCGGCCCGCACCGAGTCCGAACTGGCCTGGGTGCAGCACGCGTTGGCCCGGCTGGCCGACGGCGGTGCCGCCGTCCTGCTGATGCCGCCGGCCGCCGCCTCGCGCCGTTCCGGGCGCCGGATCCGTGCCGACCTGCTGCGCCGGGGCGCGCTGCGGGCCGTGGTGGCGCTGCCGGTCGGGGCGGCGCCGCCGTACAACATCCCGCTGCACGTGTGGGTGCTGCGCCGGCCCGACCGGACGCCCGCGGCACCGGAGGTGCTGCTCGTGGACACGGGGAGGTTCGCCGGGGACGGGCGCGGCGGGCCGGACTGGGCGGCGGTGCGGGAGGCCGTCCAGGACGCCTGGCGTGCCTTCGAGCGCGGCGGACGACTGGAGGAGCGGCCGGGGCTCGCCCGTTCCGTGCCGGTCATCGAGCTCCTCGACGACGACGTGGACCTCGCCCCCGCCCGTCATCTGCCGCCGGCCGCCGTGGCCGACGGCGCGGAGCAGCTCACGGCGGTGCGCGAGCGCCTCGGCGCGACCCTGCGCCTGACCGCCGACCTCACTCCACCGCCCGCCGCGCACGCGCCCGGCGCGCGCTGGCCGCTCACCACCATCGGTGAACTCGCGCGCGGGGGCGCGCTGCTGATGCGCACCGGTGGAAACGGCGGCCACGCACGCGTGCCCGTCCTCACCGACCACGACGTCCTGGCCGGCACGGCGCCCTCCGGGACGCTGCCGGAGAGCGAGGAGGAGGCAGTGCTGACCGAACCGGGCGATGTCGTCGTACCGGTACTGGGTGGTGGTTCGGTGGTGCGCGTGATCGACGAGGCGACGGGGGGCGCCGCCCTGGGGCGCAACCTCGTGCTGCTGCGCCCCGATCGCTCGGCGCTCGACCCGTGGTTCCTCGCCGGCTTCCTGCGCGGCACCGCGAACAACCGGCAGGCCAGCAGTTACGCCTCCACCGCGACCCGGCTGGATGTGCGCCGCCTGCAGCTGCCCCGGCTCCCGCTGGACGAACAGCGGCGCTACGGCGCACGCTTCCGCGCACTCGACGAGTTCGAGCGGGCGCTGCGCCACGCGAGCCGGCTCGGGGACCAGCTCGTGCGCGGGATGTACGACGGTCTCACCGGCGGCACGGTGGCACCCGACTGA
- a CDS encoding serine/threonine-protein kinase, producing the protein MSTLIGQGGMGQVWTAYDRRLDRRVAVKLLRPDKVAGQEADELRRRFMRECRVTAQVDHPGLVTVHDAGSEGEELFLVMQYVDGADLSDHLAEHDPYPWQWAVAVAAQLCAVLSAVHAVPIVHRDLKPRNVMVKQDGTVTVLDLGVASVMDTDTTRLTHTGSPIGSPAYMAPEQAMGGAVGPYTDLYALGVLMHELLSGDVPFAGSTALGVLHRHLYEPPVPVRRIRPEVPEALETLVLRLLAKDPQHRPGSAQEVYEDLAALLPARGTPTGAPLDPTRPFLRPHAPWPDRARTPAPQPAPVAPAPPAAGKPDVAAAVDEVKRLLGEGRITQAVDILGAILPAAAEQHGEHSPVVRTLRKQYAATLMDDGQYRRALPELRRLADERATEAGQADPQSLRYRYEAAQCLEQLGEPAAALAEYRALLPYYENQYVAGDPHLAHEVRRRIGHLLLALGDRPSAHDTLARLLMDVERLHGPGYPMALEIRRTLQWLGQVRG; encoded by the coding sequence CTGTCCACGCTCATCGGACAGGGCGGCATGGGCCAGGTGTGGACGGCGTACGACCGGCGGCTCGACCGGCGCGTGGCGGTGAAGCTGCTGCGCCCCGACAAGGTGGCGGGCCAGGAGGCGGACGAGCTGCGCCGCCGGTTCATGCGCGAGTGCCGGGTGACCGCGCAGGTGGATCACCCGGGCCTGGTGACGGTGCACGACGCGGGCAGCGAGGGCGAGGAGCTGTTCCTCGTCATGCAGTACGTCGACGGCGCCGACCTCTCCGACCATCTCGCCGAGCACGATCCGTACCCGTGGCAGTGGGCGGTCGCGGTGGCCGCGCAGCTGTGCGCCGTGCTGAGCGCCGTGCACGCGGTGCCGATCGTGCACCGCGACCTCAAGCCGCGCAATGTGATGGTGAAGCAGGACGGCACGGTCACCGTGCTCGACCTGGGCGTGGCCTCGGTCATGGACACCGACACCACCCGCCTGACCCACACCGGTTCCCCGATCGGCTCGCCCGCCTACATGGCGCCGGAGCAGGCGATGGGCGGCGCGGTCGGCCCGTACACCGACCTGTACGCGCTCGGTGTGCTGATGCACGAACTGCTCAGCGGTGACGTGCCGTTCGCGGGTTCCACGGCGCTCGGCGTGCTGCACCGGCATCTGTACGAGCCCCCGGTGCCCGTGCGCCGTATCCGGCCCGAGGTCCCCGAGGCGCTGGAGACGCTGGTCCTGCGTCTGCTCGCCAAGGACCCGCAGCACCGTCCGGGCTCCGCACAGGAGGTCTACGAGGACCTGGCGGCGCTCCTGCCCGCGCGCGGGACGCCCACCGGGGCACCTTTGGACCCCACGCGCCCCTTCCTGCGCCCGCACGCTCCCTGGCCGGACCGCGCGCGGACCCCCGCGCCCCAGCCCGCCCCCGTCGCGCCGGCGCCGCCCGCGGCCGGGAAACCCGACGTGGCCGCCGCCGTGGACGAGGTCAAGCGGCTGCTGGGGGAGGGGCGCATCACCCAGGCCGTGGACATCCTGGGCGCGATCCTGCCCGCCGCCGCCGAGCAGCACGGCGAGCACTCCCCGGTCGTACGCACCCTGCGCAAGCAGTACGCGGCCACGCTCATGGACGACGGCCAGTACCGGCGCGCGCTGCCCGAACTGCGCCGGCTCGCCGACGAACGCGCCACCGAGGCCGGACAGGCCGACCCGCAGTCCCTGCGCTACCGCTACGAGGCCGCGCAGTGCCTGGAGCAGCTGGGCGAACCGGCGGCGGCGCTCGCCGAGTACCGCGCGCTGCTGCCGTACTACGAGAACCAGTACGTCGCCGGAGACCCGCACCTCGCCCACGAGGTCCGCCGGCGCATCGGCCACCTGCTGCTCGCCCTCGGCGACCGGCCGTCCGCCCACGACACCCTCGCCCGGCTGCTGATGGACGTGGAGCGGCTGCACGGCCCCGGTTATCCGATGGCCCTGGAGATCCGGCGCACCCTGCAGTGGCTCGGGCAGGTGCGCGGTTAG